A single window of Salvia splendens isolate huo1 chromosome 8, SspV2, whole genome shotgun sequence DNA harbors:
- the LOC121745022 gene encoding phospholipid:diacylglycerol acyltransferase 1-like, translating into MSLLRRRRRGGQDHEPGKAEEEEKKPEQRRAEKKKWSCLDSCCWFIGCVCVAWWMLLFLYNLMPSSFPQYVTEAITGPPPDPPGLKLRKEGLAAKHPVVFVPGIVTAGLELWEGHQCAQGLFRKRLWGGTFGSVYKRPLCWEEHMSLDNETGLDPPGVRVRPVTGLVAADYFAPGYFVWAVLIENLAQIGYEEKTMYMASYDWRLSFQNTEVRDQSLSRIKSNIELMVSTNGGNKAVIIPHSMGVLYFLHFMKWVEAPAPMGGGGGPDWCAKHIKAVMNIGGPLLGVPKAVSGLFSAEAKDIAVARAIAPGVLDQDLFHIQTLQHLMKMTRTWDSTMSMIPKGGDTIWGDLDSSPEDDYLPSKRRQNATDEAKDGSSEPKRKRMHYGRIISFGKDIAEADSSEINRVNFRGAVKGRNVANDTCVDVWTEYQEMGFGGIKAVTEYKAYTAGDLVDLLSFVAPKMMARGSAHFSYGIADDLDDPKYLHYKYWSNPLETRLPNAPDMEIFAMYGVGILTERAYVYTEAPWAECQIPFRIDTSASEEEEDMCLKDGVLSVEGDETVPVLSAGFMSAKGWRGVTRFNPSGMKNFVREYEHAPPANFLEGRGTQSGAHVDIMGNFALIEDIMRVAAGATGDELGGDRVYSDIFEWSQKIKLKL; encoded by the exons ATGTCGCTgctgaggaggaggagaaggggCGGGCAAGATCATGAGCCGGGgaaggcggaggaggaggagaagaagccgGAGCAGCGGAGAGCGGAGAAGAAGAAGTGGTCTTGCTTGGACAGCTGCTGCTGGTTTATTGGGTGCGTGTGCGTTGCGTGGTGGATGCTGCTCTTCTTGTATAACTTGATGCCTTCCTCTTTTCCTCAGTATGTCACCGAGGCGATAACGGGCCCCCCGCCCGACCCTCCCGGCCTCAAGCTGCGGAAGGAGGGCCtggctgccaagcatcccgtgGTTTTTGTGCCCGGGATTGTGACCGCCGGGTTGGAGCTGTGGGAGGGGCATCAGTGTGCTCAGGGCCTGTTTCGGAAGAGGCTCTGGGGAGGCACATTTGGTTCTGTTTACAAGAG GCCTTTGTGTTGGGAGGAGCACATGTCGTTGGACAATGAGACTGGTTTGGATCCGCCCGGTGTGAGGGTCAGGCCTGTGACCGGCCTCGTAGCTGCAGATTACTTTGCACCAGGGTACTTCGTGTGGGCGGTTCTGATTGAAAACCTAGCTCAGATTGGATACGAGGAGAAGACCATGTACATGGCATCATATGATTGGAGACTCTCATTTCAGAACACAGAGGTGCGCGACCAGTCACTGAGTCGGATAAAGAGTAACATAGAACTGATGGTTTCCACCAATGGTGGCAACAAGGCCGTCATCATCCCTCATTCAATGGGAGTTCTGTATTTTTTGCACTTTATGAAGTGGGTCGAGGCACCTGCTCCCATGGGGGGAGGGGGTGGGCCGGATTGGTGTGCTAAGCATATCAAGGCCGTGATGAACATTGGCGGGCCATTATTAGGCGTCCCAAAAGCTGTTTCTGGCCTTTTCTCTGCAGAAGCAAAGGATATTGCTGTTGCTAG GGCGATAGCACCGGGCGTTTTGGATCAAGATTTGTTTCATATTCAAACGCTGCAGCATCTGATGAAGATGACGAGGACTTGGGACTCAACCATGTCGATGATACCTAAAGGCGGAGACACCATTTGGGGCGATCTTGATTCCTCGCCCGAGGATGACTACTTACCTAGCAAACGGAGGCAAAATGCCACTGACGAGGCTAAAGATGGGAGCTCGGAACCAAAACGAAAACGCATGCATTATGGACGGATCATATCATTCGGGAAAGACATTGCTGAGGCAGATTCATCTGAGATCAACAGAGTTAATTTTCGG GGTGCTGTGAAGGGGAGGAACGTGGCGAACGACACGTGTGTTGATGTATGGACAGAGTACCAAGAGATGGGATTTGGAGGCATCAAAGCTGTTACAGAGTACAAAGCTTACACTGCTGGAGATCTGGTCGACCTCTTGAGCTTCGTTGCCCCAAAAATGATGGCGCGTGGCAGTGCTCACTTCTCGTACGGGATAGCTGACGATCTGGATGATCCAAAGTACTTGCACTACAAGTACTGGTCGAATCCGCTGGAGACGAG GTTGCCTAATGCTCCGGACATGGAGATCTTCGCCATGTATGGAGTTGGCATTCTGACCGAACGAGCCTACGTCTACACGGAGGCTCCTTGGGCAGAATGCCAGATTCCTTTCCGGATTGACACGTCTGCAAGCGAGGAAGAGGAAGATATGTGCTTGAAGGATGGTGTTTTGAGTGTGGAGGGGGACGAGACGGTGCCAGTGTTGAGTGCCGGCTTCATGAGCGCTAAGGGGTGGCGTGGGGTAACAAGGTTTAACCCGTCCGGGATGAAGAACTTTGTGAGGGAGTACGAACACGCCCCTCCGGCCAACTTTCTCGAGGGCCGGGGCACGCAGAGTGGCGCCCATGTTGATATCATGGGGAACTTTGCCTTGATTGAGGACATCATGAGGGTCGCGGCCGGTGCCACCGGAGACGAGCTCGGGGGCGATCGTGTGTACTCGGATATATTCGAGTGGTCTCAAAAGATTAAGCTAAAGTTGTAA
- the LOC121745242 gene encoding polyadenylate-binding protein-interacting protein 4-like isoform X2, giving the protein MDGSVFSGIFHATNAEDFGIVLKMAHLIKDGSQGKKDISDALSNPSSKTLIIPANDLIQVIAKGVSVMRDGLSDEQQYERQQELLTDSCISQSQHVDLGRELERWIPDENNPSYPELENIFDSPWKRGWDQFEANATLFGVKSTFDEELYTTKLEKGPQMRELEKEAMRIAREIEGEDTGDLHLAEERGRQLGENVELDEETRYSSVIRPVDDSGYDEIEDILQDSRNDETFGDSLRPVIGKPPIDTFPGKARYGAQMSSRFSSLGEAQSSVSSSRDVYRSGSEDHGTQILNEQLPKESSGIYASRVLDNQYTGHAESNSVLDDKDKPVPLDRGGASKTEAFDPSHVSAEGDEKPSSSNELSEGALPPKTQGAAHFLARPNSSASSTSDRGGAASTSASQGLSSSSSVGSLSSEKSSLNPYAKEFKLNPNAKSFTPSQSSIRPSSPAADGPFYYPANVALMTQMHGMPVNIGIGPSFATHQPIMFNPQAAPLPQPYYHPNGPQYGQQMMIGQHRPVLYMPTYPAEMPYNNGREF; this is encoded by the exons ATGGATGGATCTGTGTTTTCTGGAATATTTCATGCGACAAATGCAGAGGATTTTG GAATTGTTCTGAAGATGGCTCACCTGATTAAAGATGGTTCTCAAGGAAAAAAAGATATTTCAGATGCTCTTAGCAATCCTTCTTCAAAGACACTGATTATACCAGCTAACGATCTCATACAAGTGATAGCAAAG GGAGTGTCTGTAATGAGGGATGGATTATCAGATGAGCAGCAATATGAAAGGCAGCAGGAGCTATTAACAGATTCCTGCATATCACAGTCCCAGCATGTTGACTTGGGTAGAGAATTGGAGCGCTGGATCCCTGATGAAAACAATCCAAGTTACCCTGAGCTTGAGAACATATTTGATAGCCCTTGGAAAAG GGGCTGGGATCAATTTGAAGCAAATGCAACTTTATTTGGAGTTAAGAGCACCTTCGACGAGGAACTTTACACAACAAAGCTTGAGAAAGGTCCTCAAATGAGAGAATTGGAGAAAGAAGCTATGCGGATAGCTAGAGAGATTGAGGGTGAGGATACCGGTGATCTTCATCTAGCAGAG GAAAGAGGTCGTCAGCTTGGCGAAAATGTAGAACTTGATGAAGAAACACGATACTCCTCAGTCATCCGGCCAGTTGATGACAGTGGATATGATGAGATTGAAGACATATTACAGGATTCACGAAATGATGAAACATTTGGTGATTCCTTGAGGCCTGTTATTGGTAAACCTCCAATTGACACGTTTCCTGGGAAAGCTAGATATGGGGCTCAAATGTCATCAAGATTTTCATCCTTG GGAGAAGCGCAATCTTCTGTGTCCAGTAGCAGAGATGTGTACCGTTCAGGTTCTGAGGATCATGGCACACAGATACTGAATGAACAGCTTCCTAAAGAATCCTCTGGAATTTATGCGAGCAG GGTGCTTGACAACCAATATACTGGACATGCTGAAAGCAATAGTGTTCTGGATGATAAAGATAAGCCAGTG CCGCTTGATCGAGGTGGAGCATCAAAGACCGAGG CTTTTGATCCATCACATGTATCAGCCGAAGGAGATGAGAAGCCGAGCTCTAGTAATGAGCTATCGGAGGGTGCATTGCCTCCCAAAACGCAAGGGGCAGCACATTTTCTTGCCCGGCCCAATAGTTCTGCATCATCTACTTCTGATCGTGGAGGTGCTGCTTCAACTTCTGCTAGCCAAGGATTGTCATCTAGTTCATCTGTTGGTTCATTGTCATCAGAGAAGTCATCTCTGAATCCATATGCTAAG GAATTTAAGTTAAATCCCAATGCAAAGAGTTTCACCCCATCTCAGTCGTCTATCCGGCCTTCTTCCCCAGCTGCTGATGGTCCCTTCTACTATCCAGCTAATGTGGCACTAATGACTCAGATGCATGGAATGCCTGTGAATATTGGG ATTGGACCTTCTTTCGCTACACACCAGCCTATTATGTTCAATCCACAGGCTGCACCACTGCCACAGCCATACTATCATCCAAACGGACCTCAG TATGGGCAGCAGATGATGATTGGACAACATCGGCCAGTCTTGTACATGCCAACTTATCCAGCA GAAATGCCTTACaacaatgggagggaattttGA
- the LOC121745242 gene encoding polyadenylate-binding protein-interacting protein 4-like isoform X1 produces the protein MNMQQAVQSRSSSNGYGRRKVEKDSAARRPDSKFQTGKANYSRTIFGKGGVLESPSRDRLIYLTACLIGHRVEVHVMDGSVFSGIFHATNAEDFGIVLKMAHLIKDGSQGKKDISDALSNPSSKTLIIPANDLIQVIAKGVSVMRDGLSDEQQYERQQELLTDSCISQSQHVDLGRELERWIPDENNPSYPELENIFDSPWKRGWDQFEANATLFGVKSTFDEELYTTKLEKGPQMRELEKEAMRIAREIEGEDTGDLHLAEERGRQLGENVELDEETRYSSVIRPVDDSGYDEIEDILQDSRNDETFGDSLRPVIGKPPIDTFPGKARYGAQMSSRFSSLGEAQSSVSSSRDVYRSGSEDHGTQILNEQLPKESSGIYASRVLDNQYTGHAESNSVLDDKDKPVPLDRGGASKTEAFDPSHVSAEGDEKPSSSNELSEGALPPKTQGAAHFLARPNSSASSTSDRGGAASTSASQGLSSSSSVGSLSSEKSSLNPYAKEFKLNPNAKSFTPSQSSIRPSSPAADGPFYYPANVALMTQMHGMPVNIGIGPSFATHQPIMFNPQAAPLPQPYYHPNGPQYGQQMMIGQHRPVLYMPTYPAEMPYNNGREF, from the exons ATGAATATGCAGCAAGCTGTGCAGTCCAGATCTTCATCGAATGGATATGGTCGCCGTAAAGTTGAAAAAGATTCTGCAGCTAGGCGGCCTGACAGTAAATTTCAGACCGGGAAAGCAAACTATAGCAGGACTATATTTG GTAAAGGAGGGGTACTTGAGTCACCTTCACGTGATCGATTGATATATTTAACTGCATGTCTCATTGGACACCGAGTGGAAGTCCATGTGATGGATGGATCTGTGTTTTCTGGAATATTTCATGCGACAAATGCAGAGGATTTTG GAATTGTTCTGAAGATGGCTCACCTGATTAAAGATGGTTCTCAAGGAAAAAAAGATATTTCAGATGCTCTTAGCAATCCTTCTTCAAAGACACTGATTATACCAGCTAACGATCTCATACAAGTGATAGCAAAG GGAGTGTCTGTAATGAGGGATGGATTATCAGATGAGCAGCAATATGAAAGGCAGCAGGAGCTATTAACAGATTCCTGCATATCACAGTCCCAGCATGTTGACTTGGGTAGAGAATTGGAGCGCTGGATCCCTGATGAAAACAATCCAAGTTACCCTGAGCTTGAGAACATATTTGATAGCCCTTGGAAAAG GGGCTGGGATCAATTTGAAGCAAATGCAACTTTATTTGGAGTTAAGAGCACCTTCGACGAGGAACTTTACACAACAAAGCTTGAGAAAGGTCCTCAAATGAGAGAATTGGAGAAAGAAGCTATGCGGATAGCTAGAGAGATTGAGGGTGAGGATACCGGTGATCTTCATCTAGCAGAG GAAAGAGGTCGTCAGCTTGGCGAAAATGTAGAACTTGATGAAGAAACACGATACTCCTCAGTCATCCGGCCAGTTGATGACAGTGGATATGATGAGATTGAAGACATATTACAGGATTCACGAAATGATGAAACATTTGGTGATTCCTTGAGGCCTGTTATTGGTAAACCTCCAATTGACACGTTTCCTGGGAAAGCTAGATATGGGGCTCAAATGTCATCAAGATTTTCATCCTTG GGAGAAGCGCAATCTTCTGTGTCCAGTAGCAGAGATGTGTACCGTTCAGGTTCTGAGGATCATGGCACACAGATACTGAATGAACAGCTTCCTAAAGAATCCTCTGGAATTTATGCGAGCAG GGTGCTTGACAACCAATATACTGGACATGCTGAAAGCAATAGTGTTCTGGATGATAAAGATAAGCCAGTG CCGCTTGATCGAGGTGGAGCATCAAAGACCGAGG CTTTTGATCCATCACATGTATCAGCCGAAGGAGATGAGAAGCCGAGCTCTAGTAATGAGCTATCGGAGGGTGCATTGCCTCCCAAAACGCAAGGGGCAGCACATTTTCTTGCCCGGCCCAATAGTTCTGCATCATCTACTTCTGATCGTGGAGGTGCTGCTTCAACTTCTGCTAGCCAAGGATTGTCATCTAGTTCATCTGTTGGTTCATTGTCATCAGAGAAGTCATCTCTGAATCCATATGCTAAG GAATTTAAGTTAAATCCCAATGCAAAGAGTTTCACCCCATCTCAGTCGTCTATCCGGCCTTCTTCCCCAGCTGCTGATGGTCCCTTCTACTATCCAGCTAATGTGGCACTAATGACTCAGATGCATGGAATGCCTGTGAATATTGGG ATTGGACCTTCTTTCGCTACACACCAGCCTATTATGTTCAATCCACAGGCTGCACCACTGCCACAGCCATACTATCATCCAAACGGACCTCAG TATGGGCAGCAGATGATGATTGGACAACATCGGCCAGTCTTGTACATGCCAACTTATCCAGCA GAAATGCCTTACaacaatgggagggaattttGA